One genomic region from Strix uralensis isolate ZFMK-TIS-50842 chromosome 5, bStrUra1, whole genome shotgun sequence encodes:
- the SUN2 gene encoding SUN domain-containing protein 2 isoform X2: MSRRSQRLITTRYYPGDDDATTSSSGSSLLEGQQLPFKESTGRMIRRKSSSTKRLSPAPSTQTSYYSESLMSESYLGGSRGLAALGSSMLDDALDSSTYWGGELSTRRRRGTGDTESSKINGLLESKTYDTYASSSGYSSEDDYTGHFYSGQSSSGSGLRTVASRVGSFLWQVLTSPVRFMGWLFSGLVAAWHHLISAAPRLGSVPFSRRYPWLKRSLLLLLLLLLLTAAAYGAWYFYPYGLATLSLPTFPWWGAGKLSSSDVSGAGDLTALDQGLWGEHRLLTRLQALEKRFEVLEAEVSQWELQRGAAAVASGGEPPPGDILTLLEGLVSRRDAGLKEHLRTDVTNHLQGELDALRAQVQRDLDGRLGKMAQASQEMEAHLLELNSEWQSSVQGSFQQEVDKLEQEVAALRRELAGLKSDQEVMGKHMEGLLEQLKAVRADVEAQFPAWVSRFLSWSQRDGAAGLVLQREDLQAELQALEHKILAKVLEDRRLSARDAQASIGVALRQGGTAGMTEEQVHLIVDQALKRYSEDRVGMVDYALESAGASVINTRCSETYETRTALLSLFGIPLWYHSQSPRVILQPDVNPGNCWAFRGSQGFAIIRLSSTIRPTAVTLEHIPKALSPQGTIPSAPKDFTVYGLKEEGEEEGRLLGQFTYNHDGDPIQTFYLEGDAVGTYQLVELRVLSNWGHPEYTCIYRFRVHGEPAH, translated from the exons atgtCCCGCCGCAGCCAGCGCCTCATCACCACCCGCTATTACCCCGGGGACGACGATGCCACGaccagcagcagcggcagctcTCTGCTGGAGGGCCAACAGCTCCCCTTCAAGGAGAGCACTGGCAG GATGATCAGGAGGAAATCGAGTAGCACGAAGcgcctctcccctgcccccagcacccaaaccTCCTACTACAGCGAGTCCCTGATGAGTGAGTCCTACctggggggcagccggggccttgctgccctgggcagctctaTGCTGGATGATGCCCTGGACAGCAGCACATACTGGG GTGGGGAGCTCTCCACCAGGAGGAGAAGAGGCACCGGGGACACTGAGTCCAGTAAGATCAATGGGCTGCTGGAGAGCAAGACATACGACACCTACGCCTCTTCGTCTGGGTACTCCTCGGAAGATGACTACACCG GTCACTTCTACTCAGGCCAGAGTAGCTCTGGGTCAGGGCTGAGGACCGTGGCCTCCCGGGTGGGCTCCTTTCTCTGGCAGGTGCTCACCTCCCCCG TTCGGTTCATGGGGTGGCTGTTCTCCGGGCTAGTGGCTGCCTGGCACCACCTCATCAGCGCAGCTCCCCGCCTGGGCAGCGTCCCTTTCTCCAG GCGCTACCCGTGGCTGAAGAGgtccctgcttctgctgctgctcctcctgctcctcactgctgctgcctACG GAGCTTGGTACTTCTACCCGTACGGGCTGGCAACACTTAGCCTCCCCACCTTCCCGTGGTGGGGAGCTGGAAAGCTTTCCTCCTCCGATGTGTCTGGGGCAGGGGACCTGACTGCACTGGACCAG GGGTTGTGGGGGGAGCACCGGCTCCTGACTCGCCTCCAGGCCCTGGAGAAGCGCTTTGAGGTGCTGGAGGCCGAGGTGTCACAGTGGGAGCTGCAGCGGGGGGCAGCAGCAGTGGCATCAGGGGGAGAGCCGCCCCCAGGGGACATCCTCACGCTGCTGGAGGGGCTGGTGAGCCGCCGGGACGCGGGGCTGAAGGAGCATCTCCGCACCGATGTGACCAACCACCTCCAG GGTGAGCTGGATGCCCTCCGAGCCCAGGTGCAGAGGGATTTAGATGGACGCCTGGGGAAGATGGCACAAGCCTCTCAG GAGATGGAGGCGCACTTGCTGGAGCTGAACTCGGAGTGGCAGAG CTCCGTGCAGGGGAGCTTCCAGCAGGAGGTGGACAagctggagcaggaggtggcAGCATTGAGAAGGGAGCTGGCGGGCCTCAAGTCGGACCAGGAGGTGATGGGGAAGCACATGGAGGGGTTGCTGGAGCAGCTGAAGGCAGTGCGGGCTGAC GTGGAAGCACAGTTCCCAGCATGGGTCAGTCGGTTCCTGTCGTGGTCCCAGCGGGATGGTGCTGCTGGCCTTGTCCTCCAGCGGGAAGACTTGCAAGCAGAGCTTCAGGCCCTGGAGCACAAGATCCTGGCCAAAGTCTTGGAGGACCGAAGGCTGTCGGCACGGGATGCTCAGGCCAGTATTGGAGTGGCCCTGCGGCAAGGGGGGACTGCAGGGATGACAGAGGAG CAAGTACACCTCATAGTGGACCAGGCCCTGAAGCGCTACAGTGAGGACCGTGTGGGGATGGTTGACTACGCCCTGGAGTCAGCAG GGGCCAGCGTCATCAACACCCGCTGCTCGGAGACCTATGAGACACGGACAGCGCTGCTGAGCTTGTTTGGCATCCCCCTGTGGTACCACTCACAGTCCCCCCGTGTCATCCTGCAG CCAGACGTCAACCCCGGGAACTGCTGGGCATTTCGTGGGTCCCAGGGCTTTGCCATCATCCGCCTCTCCAGCACCATCCGCCCCACAGCCGTGACACTGGAGCACATCCCAAAAGCCCTCTCGCCCCAGGGCACCATCCCCAGTGCCCCCAAGGACTTCACTGTTTAT GGCttgaaggaggagggagaagaggagggccGCCTTCTTGGGCAGTTCACTTACAACCATGATGGTGACCCCATCCAAACGTTTTACCTGGAG GGTGATGCTGTGGGCACGTATCAGCTAGTGGAGCTCCGGGTGCTGAGCAATTGGGGCCACCCTGAATACACCTGCATCTACCGCTTCCGCGTGCATGGGGAGCCGGCGCACTGA
- the SUN2 gene encoding SUN domain-containing protein 2 isoform X1: MSRRSQRLITTRYYPGDDDATTSSSGSSLLEGQQLPFKESTGSRMIRRKSSSTKRLSPAPSTQTSYYSESLMSESYLGGSRGLAALGSSMLDDALDSSTYWGGELSTRRRRGTGDTESSKINGLLESKTYDTYASSSGYSSEDDYTGHFYSGQSSSGSGLRTVASRVGSFLWQVLTSPVRFMGWLFSGLVAAWHHLISAAPRLGSVPFSRRYPWLKRSLLLLLLLLLLTAAAYGAWYFYPYGLATLSLPTFPWWGAGKLSSSDVSGAGDLTALDQGLWGEHRLLTRLQALEKRFEVLEAEVSQWELQRGAAAVASGGEPPPGDILTLLEGLVSRRDAGLKEHLRTDVTNHLQGELDALRAQVQRDLDGRLGKMAQASQEMEAHLLELNSEWQSSVQGSFQQEVDKLEQEVAALRRELAGLKSDQEVMGKHMEGLLEQLKAVRADVEAQFPAWVSRFLSWSQRDGAAGLVLQREDLQAELQALEHKILAKVLEDRRLSARDAQASIGVALRQGGTAGMTEEQVHLIVDQALKRYSEDRVGMVDYALESAGASVINTRCSETYETRTALLSLFGIPLWYHSQSPRVILQPDVNPGNCWAFRGSQGFAIIRLSSTIRPTAVTLEHIPKALSPQGTIPSAPKDFTVYGLKEEGEEEGRLLGQFTYNHDGDPIQTFYLEGDAVGTYQLVELRVLSNWGHPEYTCIYRFRVHGEPAH, from the exons atgtCCCGCCGCAGCCAGCGCCTCATCACCACCCGCTATTACCCCGGGGACGACGATGCCACGaccagcagcagcggcagctcTCTGCTGGAGGGCCAACAGCTCCCCTTCAAGGAGAGCACTGGCAG CAGGATGATCAGGAGGAAATCGAGTAGCACGAAGcgcctctcccctgcccccagcacccaaaccTCCTACTACAGCGAGTCCCTGATGAGTGAGTCCTACctggggggcagccggggccttgctgccctgggcagctctaTGCTGGATGATGCCCTGGACAGCAGCACATACTGGG GTGGGGAGCTCTCCACCAGGAGGAGAAGAGGCACCGGGGACACTGAGTCCAGTAAGATCAATGGGCTGCTGGAGAGCAAGACATACGACACCTACGCCTCTTCGTCTGGGTACTCCTCGGAAGATGACTACACCG GTCACTTCTACTCAGGCCAGAGTAGCTCTGGGTCAGGGCTGAGGACCGTGGCCTCCCGGGTGGGCTCCTTTCTCTGGCAGGTGCTCACCTCCCCCG TTCGGTTCATGGGGTGGCTGTTCTCCGGGCTAGTGGCTGCCTGGCACCACCTCATCAGCGCAGCTCCCCGCCTGGGCAGCGTCCCTTTCTCCAG GCGCTACCCGTGGCTGAAGAGgtccctgcttctgctgctgctcctcctgctcctcactgctgctgcctACG GAGCTTGGTACTTCTACCCGTACGGGCTGGCAACACTTAGCCTCCCCACCTTCCCGTGGTGGGGAGCTGGAAAGCTTTCCTCCTCCGATGTGTCTGGGGCAGGGGACCTGACTGCACTGGACCAG GGGTTGTGGGGGGAGCACCGGCTCCTGACTCGCCTCCAGGCCCTGGAGAAGCGCTTTGAGGTGCTGGAGGCCGAGGTGTCACAGTGGGAGCTGCAGCGGGGGGCAGCAGCAGTGGCATCAGGGGGAGAGCCGCCCCCAGGGGACATCCTCACGCTGCTGGAGGGGCTGGTGAGCCGCCGGGACGCGGGGCTGAAGGAGCATCTCCGCACCGATGTGACCAACCACCTCCAG GGTGAGCTGGATGCCCTCCGAGCCCAGGTGCAGAGGGATTTAGATGGACGCCTGGGGAAGATGGCACAAGCCTCTCAG GAGATGGAGGCGCACTTGCTGGAGCTGAACTCGGAGTGGCAGAG CTCCGTGCAGGGGAGCTTCCAGCAGGAGGTGGACAagctggagcaggaggtggcAGCATTGAGAAGGGAGCTGGCGGGCCTCAAGTCGGACCAGGAGGTGATGGGGAAGCACATGGAGGGGTTGCTGGAGCAGCTGAAGGCAGTGCGGGCTGAC GTGGAAGCACAGTTCCCAGCATGGGTCAGTCGGTTCCTGTCGTGGTCCCAGCGGGATGGTGCTGCTGGCCTTGTCCTCCAGCGGGAAGACTTGCAAGCAGAGCTTCAGGCCCTGGAGCACAAGATCCTGGCCAAAGTCTTGGAGGACCGAAGGCTGTCGGCACGGGATGCTCAGGCCAGTATTGGAGTGGCCCTGCGGCAAGGGGGGACTGCAGGGATGACAGAGGAG CAAGTACACCTCATAGTGGACCAGGCCCTGAAGCGCTACAGTGAGGACCGTGTGGGGATGGTTGACTACGCCCTGGAGTCAGCAG GGGCCAGCGTCATCAACACCCGCTGCTCGGAGACCTATGAGACACGGACAGCGCTGCTGAGCTTGTTTGGCATCCCCCTGTGGTACCACTCACAGTCCCCCCGTGTCATCCTGCAG CCAGACGTCAACCCCGGGAACTGCTGGGCATTTCGTGGGTCCCAGGGCTTTGCCATCATCCGCCTCTCCAGCACCATCCGCCCCACAGCCGTGACACTGGAGCACATCCCAAAAGCCCTCTCGCCCCAGGGCACCATCCCCAGTGCCCCCAAGGACTTCACTGTTTAT GGCttgaaggaggagggagaagaggagggccGCCTTCTTGGGCAGTTCACTTACAACCATGATGGTGACCCCATCCAAACGTTTTACCTGGAG GGTGATGCTGTGGGCACGTATCAGCTAGTGGAGCTCCGGGTGCTGAGCAATTGGGGCCACCCTGAATACACCTGCATCTACCGCTTCCGCGTGCATGGGGAGCCGGCGCACTGA
- the SUN2 gene encoding SUN domain-containing protein 2 isoform X3, with product MSRRSQRLITTRYYPGDDDATTSSSGSSLLEGQQLPFKESTGSRMIRRKSSSTKRLSPAPSTQTSYYSESLMSESYLGGSRGLAALGSSMLDDALDSSTYWGGELSTRRRRGTGDTESSKINGLLESKTYDTYASSSGYSSEDDYTGHFYSGQSSSGSGLRTVASRVGSFLWQVLTSPVRFMGWLFSGLVAAWHHLISAAPRLGSVPFSRRYPWLKRSLLLLLLLLLLTAAAYGAWYFYPYGLATLSLPTFPWWGAGKLSSSDVSGAGDLTALDQGLWGEHRLLTRLQALEKRFEVLEAEVSQWELQRGAAAVASGGEPPPGDILTLLEGLVSRRDAGLKEHLRTDVTNHLQGELDALRAQVQRDLDGRLGKMAQASQEMEAHLLELNSEWQSSVQGSFQQEVDKLEQEVAALRRELAGLKSDQEVMGKHMEGLLEQLKAVRADVEAQFPAWVSRFLSWSQRDGAAGLVLQREDLQAELQALEHKILAKVLEDRRLSARDAQASIGVALRQGGTAGMTEEQVHLIVDQALKRYSEDRVGMVDYALESAGASVINTRCSETYETRTALLSLFGIPLWYHSQSPRVILQVGTLRARPQ from the exons atgtCCCGCCGCAGCCAGCGCCTCATCACCACCCGCTATTACCCCGGGGACGACGATGCCACGaccagcagcagcggcagctcTCTGCTGGAGGGCCAACAGCTCCCCTTCAAGGAGAGCACTGGCAG CAGGATGATCAGGAGGAAATCGAGTAGCACGAAGcgcctctcccctgcccccagcacccaaaccTCCTACTACAGCGAGTCCCTGATGAGTGAGTCCTACctggggggcagccggggccttgctgccctgggcagctctaTGCTGGATGATGCCCTGGACAGCAGCACATACTGGG GTGGGGAGCTCTCCACCAGGAGGAGAAGAGGCACCGGGGACACTGAGTCCAGTAAGATCAATGGGCTGCTGGAGAGCAAGACATACGACACCTACGCCTCTTCGTCTGGGTACTCCTCGGAAGATGACTACACCG GTCACTTCTACTCAGGCCAGAGTAGCTCTGGGTCAGGGCTGAGGACCGTGGCCTCCCGGGTGGGCTCCTTTCTCTGGCAGGTGCTCACCTCCCCCG TTCGGTTCATGGGGTGGCTGTTCTCCGGGCTAGTGGCTGCCTGGCACCACCTCATCAGCGCAGCTCCCCGCCTGGGCAGCGTCCCTTTCTCCAG GCGCTACCCGTGGCTGAAGAGgtccctgcttctgctgctgctcctcctgctcctcactgctgctgcctACG GAGCTTGGTACTTCTACCCGTACGGGCTGGCAACACTTAGCCTCCCCACCTTCCCGTGGTGGGGAGCTGGAAAGCTTTCCTCCTCCGATGTGTCTGGGGCAGGGGACCTGACTGCACTGGACCAG GGGTTGTGGGGGGAGCACCGGCTCCTGACTCGCCTCCAGGCCCTGGAGAAGCGCTTTGAGGTGCTGGAGGCCGAGGTGTCACAGTGGGAGCTGCAGCGGGGGGCAGCAGCAGTGGCATCAGGGGGAGAGCCGCCCCCAGGGGACATCCTCACGCTGCTGGAGGGGCTGGTGAGCCGCCGGGACGCGGGGCTGAAGGAGCATCTCCGCACCGATGTGACCAACCACCTCCAG GGTGAGCTGGATGCCCTCCGAGCCCAGGTGCAGAGGGATTTAGATGGACGCCTGGGGAAGATGGCACAAGCCTCTCAG GAGATGGAGGCGCACTTGCTGGAGCTGAACTCGGAGTGGCAGAG CTCCGTGCAGGGGAGCTTCCAGCAGGAGGTGGACAagctggagcaggaggtggcAGCATTGAGAAGGGAGCTGGCGGGCCTCAAGTCGGACCAGGAGGTGATGGGGAAGCACATGGAGGGGTTGCTGGAGCAGCTGAAGGCAGTGCGGGCTGAC GTGGAAGCACAGTTCCCAGCATGGGTCAGTCGGTTCCTGTCGTGGTCCCAGCGGGATGGTGCTGCTGGCCTTGTCCTCCAGCGGGAAGACTTGCAAGCAGAGCTTCAGGCCCTGGAGCACAAGATCCTGGCCAAAGTCTTGGAGGACCGAAGGCTGTCGGCACGGGATGCTCAGGCCAGTATTGGAGTGGCCCTGCGGCAAGGGGGGACTGCAGGGATGACAGAGGAG CAAGTACACCTCATAGTGGACCAGGCCCTGAAGCGCTACAGTGAGGACCGTGTGGGGATGGTTGACTACGCCCTGGAGTCAGCAG GGGCCAGCGTCATCAACACCCGCTGCTCGGAGACCTATGAGACACGGACAGCGCTGCTGAGCTTGTTTGGCATCCCCCTGTGGTACCACTCACAGTCCCCCCGTGTCATCCTGCAGGTGGGCACCCTCAGGGCGAGACCCCAATGA